The nucleotide window TTGCTTTTTGGCGAAACTATCAGAGAGATTGAAGAAGAGATTAGCCCAAGTATTATTTTACAAGAAGGAACAACTCTTAACAGTCTGATTGAAAATGCCAATAAATATTACAGTGATGCCACTGATGCTGCTCAACAAGGTGATTGGGCGGAATATGGTAGAAGCTTAGAAGATTTGAAAAATACCTTAGAATCATTGCAGAATTTTATTCAAGAAGATATTTTAGAGGAACAAGAATCAATCGAAGAAGAATAGACAACTCTGTAATTATATAAATAATAGAAATAAAAAAGTCAAGCTATTAATTAAAATAGCTTGACTTTTTTAGATAAAATTTATAGGAATATATTTACTTTAATTCTACAAATTTATGATTTGGACATTTAAATCAGTTAATTTTAAAATAGCAATAGTACTTTTTCCGGTGAGCCAACCACCACATTCACCAGGATTTATAACTGTGGTTTTTCCGTTTTTATATAAATCGATTTTGTGCGTATGACCGTAAATAATAACATCATAAGACTGGCTTTTTGCCAGATCACTTATAACATCATCTTTATGAAACATGATTAATTTTTTATTTTCAATGCTGACTTTGTAAGGTTCGGGATAAATTGGTCCAATA belongs to Atribacterota bacterium and includes:
- a CDS encoding metallophosphoesterase, whose translation is MKIGIMSDTHDNLPNIKKAITIFNHEKIDYLFHAGDFVSPFTAREIKNIKCSFAGIFGNNDGDRLFLLNQFKDIGPIYPEPYKVSIENKKLIMFHKDDVISDLAKSQSYDVIIYGHTHKIDLYKNGKTTVINPGECGGWLTGKSTIAILKLTDLNVQIINL